The proteins below come from a single Paraburkholderia flagellata genomic window:
- a CDS encoding efflux transporter outer membrane subunit: MRLVLSLLSAAVLAACAVQPAQHPDLPATVHETAPVAWRIDAPQDAIEARAWWAQFGDPTLDALLATVLEGNLDLQAAAERVKQAQAITTQKHAALLPQLDFTAHGAYTRQNTPPPLGYVKQAGAGLALSWSPDVFGGERLDLLAAQANLVGQKHALDAVRLALAANTASAYVDLRYAQAELRILQDNLEIRKRTLLLTQDRLKYGLSTQLDVARAQTQLSELQARIPRAQASIDHQLNLIAVYTGRTPESVAQLALAQTAPIPGVPASVPQMLPSEALLRRPDVQAAYATVQQRAAEVGVARAERYPKFTLNLTDGILAASYLGMPTLTDNLFSAAIGATSPIFNAGRITADIDQSESRMRESQLDLQQTMLQALREVEDSRSDLVSTASQTQQLNDALASSAQSLKLANQLYKGGAADFLDVLSAQQTLLADQDLLNDAQRERALAAVALYRSLGGGWSQSGDVVLAQETPAHGG; the protein is encoded by the coding sequence ATGCGCCTCGTGCTCTCCCTGCTTTCTGCGGCCGTACTCGCCGCTTGCGCGGTGCAGCCGGCGCAGCATCCCGACCTGCCCGCCACGGTGCACGAAACGGCGCCTGTGGCATGGCGTATCGACGCGCCGCAGGATGCCATCGAAGCGCGCGCCTGGTGGGCGCAGTTCGGCGATCCGACGCTCGACGCGCTGCTCGCCACGGTGCTCGAGGGCAACCTCGATTTGCAGGCGGCCGCCGAGCGAGTGAAGCAGGCGCAAGCGATCACCACGCAAAAGCACGCGGCGCTGCTGCCGCAACTCGACTTCACTGCGCACGGCGCTTATACGCGGCAGAACACGCCGCCGCCGCTCGGCTACGTGAAGCAGGCGGGTGCGGGTCTCGCGCTGAGCTGGTCGCCCGACGTATTCGGCGGCGAGCGGCTCGATCTGCTCGCGGCGCAAGCGAACCTCGTGGGCCAGAAGCATGCGCTCGATGCCGTGCGTCTCGCGCTGGCGGCGAATACGGCGTCGGCGTATGTCGATCTGCGCTACGCGCAGGCAGAGCTGAGGATCCTTCAGGACAACCTGGAGATTCGCAAGCGCACCTTGCTCCTCACGCAAGACCGCCTGAAATACGGCCTTTCCACGCAACTCGACGTAGCGCGCGCGCAAACGCAGCTAAGCGAACTGCAAGCACGCATTCCGCGCGCGCAGGCCAGCATCGATCATCAGTTGAATCTGATCGCGGTGTACACGGGGCGCACGCCGGAGTCCGTGGCGCAGCTCGCCCTGGCGCAGACGGCGCCCATTCCTGGCGTGCCCGCGAGCGTGCCGCAGATGCTGCCTTCCGAAGCCCTGCTGCGCCGCCCCGACGTACAGGCCGCTTACGCCACCGTGCAGCAGCGCGCGGCGGAGGTGGGTGTGGCACGCGCCGAGCGCTATCCGAAGTTCACGCTCAATCTCACGGACGGCATTCTCGCGGCGTCCTACCTCGGCATGCCCACGCTCACCGACAATCTCTTTAGCGCGGCGATCGGTGCGACGAGCCCGATCTTCAACGCGGGGCGCATCACGGCCGACATCGATCAGAGCGAGAGCCGCATGCGCGAGTCGCAGCTGGATCTGCAGCAGACCATGCTGCAGGCTTTGCGCGAAGTGGAAGATAGCCGCAGCGATCTCGTGAGCACAGCAAGCCAGACACAGCAGTTGAACGACGCGCTGGCTTCGTCGGCGCAGTCGCTCAAGCTTGCCAACCAGCTTTACAAGGGCGGCGCCGCGGACTTTCTCGACGTGCTGAGCGCGCAGCAGACCTTGCTCGCCGATCAGGACCTGCTCAACGACGCGCAGCGCGAGCGCGCGCTCGCGGCGGTGGCGCTCTACCGGTCGCTCGGCGGCGGATGGAGCCAGAGCGGCGACGTGGTGCTCGCGCAGGAAACGCCCGCGCACGGCGGCTAA
- a CDS encoding DHA2 family efflux MFS transporter permease subunit, translating to MNATSSADPTVNPHLQPMAQRAFAFALMCIGFFMATLDIQIVASSLRDIGGGLSASQDELSWVQTAYLIAEIMVIPMSGWLSKVFSTRWLFVASAVGFTITSMLCGLAWDINSMILFRGLQGALGAAMIPTVFTTAFVLFPGKQRIVASTTIGALASLAPTLGPVIGGWITDQWSWHWLFYLNLVPGIAVAALVPKYVNIDKADLSLLKRGDYLGIVLMCGFLGCLEYVLEEGPRKNWFGDDVIVACTWISAICGFLFIVHALTAKDPIVDLRALLVRNFGIGSLLSFVTGIGIFVAVYLTPLFLAEVRGYSSLQIGLSLLSVGVFQLLALGAYAYATRYFSMRALMLFGLIFFGLGCYLYVPLTHDWGWQQFLLPQALRGIGQQFAIPPIVTMSLGSLPPSRLKSASGLFNLMRNLGGAIGIAVSATMLNDRLNFHYLRLNESVTGGAPQVQLLLAGRTVYWSSVAGNAIDAAEAGLAQLHALVLREALVMTFSDTFFVLSLCFLFAIASVAFSEPISNGAPPPDAH from the coding sequence ATGAACGCCACTAGCAGCGCCGACCCGACGGTCAATCCGCATCTCCAGCCGATGGCGCAACGCGCCTTCGCCTTCGCGCTGATGTGCATCGGCTTCTTCATGGCCACGCTCGACATCCAGATCGTCGCTTCGTCGCTGCGCGATATCGGCGGCGGACTTTCCGCGAGCCAGGACGAGCTTTCGTGGGTGCAAACGGCCTATCTGATTGCCGAGATCATGGTGATCCCCATGTCGGGCTGGCTCTCGAAGGTGTTCTCCACGCGCTGGCTCTTCGTGGCCTCCGCGGTGGGCTTCACCATCACGAGCATGCTGTGCGGCCTCGCCTGGGACATCAATTCGATGATCTTGTTTCGCGGCCTGCAAGGCGCGCTCGGCGCGGCGATGATCCCGACAGTGTTCACCACGGCCTTCGTGCTCTTTCCCGGCAAGCAGCGCATCGTTGCTTCCACAACCATCGGCGCGCTCGCTTCGCTCGCACCCACGCTCGGGCCCGTGATTGGCGGCTGGATCACCGATCAATGGTCGTGGCATTGGCTCTTCTATCTGAACCTTGTGCCGGGCATTGCGGTGGCGGCGCTGGTGCCCAAGTACGTGAACATCGACAAGGCCGATCTTTCGCTTCTCAAACGTGGCGACTATCTCGGCATCGTGCTCATGTGCGGCTTTCTCGGCTGCCTCGAATACGTGCTCGAAGAAGGCCCGCGCAAGAACTGGTTCGGCGACGACGTGATCGTTGCCTGTACGTGGATCTCGGCGATCTGCGGCTTTCTTTTCATCGTGCATGCGCTCACGGCGAAGGACCCGATCGTCGATCTGCGCGCGCTGCTCGTGCGCAACTTCGGTATTGGCAGTCTGCTCTCCTTTGTCACGGGCATCGGCATTTTCGTGGCGGTGTATCTCACGCCGCTCTTTCTCGCGGAAGTGCGCGGCTACAGCTCGCTGCAAATCGGCTTGTCGCTGCTTTCGGTGGGGGTGTTCCAGTTGCTTGCGCTTGGCGCTTATGCCTACGCTACGCGCTATTTCAGCATGCGCGCGCTGATGCTGTTCGGGCTGATCTTCTTCGGCCTTGGCTGCTATCTGTATGTGCCGCTCACGCACGACTGGGGATGGCAGCAGTTCCTCCTGCCGCAGGCGCTGCGCGGCATTGGCCAGCAATTCGCGATTCCGCCCATCGTCACCATGTCGCTCGGCTCGCTGCCGCCTTCGCGGCTGAAGTCGGCGAGCGGCCTCTTCAATCTCATGCGTAATCTGGGCGGCGCTATCGGCATTGCCGTAAGCGCGACGATGCTCAACGACCGGCTCAACTTCCACTATCTGCGGCTTAACGAGAGCGTGACTGGCGGCGCGCCGCAGGTGCAATTGCTGCTGGCGGGCCGCACTGTGTACTGGTCGTCCGTGGCGGGCAATGCAATCGATGCCGCCGAAGCCGGGCTCGCACAACTGCACGCACTGGTTCTGCGCGAGGCGCTCGTGATGACGTTCTCCGATACGTTCTTCGTGCTCTCGCTTTGCTTCCTGTTCGCCATTGCGAGCGTGGCGTTCTCGGAGCCGATTTCGAATGGCGCCCCGCCGCCCGACGCCCATTGA